The Gammaproteobacteria bacterium DNA segment GTGGAATCGCGACCAGGACGCCGCGGCTCACCAGCAGGCGTTCGAACTGCTTGCCGAGGCCAATCGCGCCTGGGCCGAACCCGCCCCGGTCCTGATCCTGGCCTGTGCCGACAGCGAGTTCACCGCCAACGGCAAGCCGAACCGCTGGGGTCAGTACGATACGGGCGCGGCAGCCGAAAACCTCTGCCTGCAGGCGTCCAGCGAAGGCCTGGTGGCCCACCAGATGGGTGGCTTCGACCGGAAACACCTGCGCAAGCTGCTGGGGATTCCCGAGCGTTTCGAGTTGATGGCCATGATCGC contains these protein-coding regions:
- a CDS encoding nitroreductase family protein, which translates into the protein MIDKKAKTSVEIHDLIAARWSPRALSDKPVEMNKLTALLEAARWAPSCFGDEPWRFVVWNRDQDAAAHQQAFELLAEANRAWAEPAPVLILACADSEFTANGKPNRWGQYDTGAAAENLCLQASSEGLVAHQMGGFDRKHLRKLLGIPERFELMAMIAVGYPGDPSYLPEAKQEAEAAERKRSPLGSRFFAGAWEAPYDS